The genomic interval GCGACTTCATGCTCATAACACCTTGCCATCTTTCCTATCAAATGAGCAACAAAGTTACGTTGTCCATGCAGCGAGCTAGATATTCGGATGAGAGTCATGACCATAATTATCTTCGACCCTTTTGAGAAGCCAAAGTGATCAAAGAAATTCCTGAAACCGGTAGTCTTCATAAAAACACATGTCGTTGAATCATCCTCTTTGTGCTCTTGGTTGGTTGAATGTTTTCATTACAAAAGTAGGCTCATTGGAAGAGTTTTAAGAATAATCCCAATCAAAGCATTAGCATAAGCTCCTCCCCCTCGATTATCATGCAAAGCGCACGAGATTATTCCAAACATCATCCTGTTTAACCAATAGTTCACCATTTGCGATCTTTCCCTCAAAAATTCTCTTTAGCATCCTCCAATCCTCTGCAAGATAACCAACAGCAACATGAAATTGCAGTACTTCAACTTGACCTTCTCTTTATTGGTAAACTAGTACTAGACATTAGAGAGCTGTAACACTCCATCCTGCATCCACAAAGGAGAGAGTACACCTTGTTCATGTTATAAGGAAAGCTAATGAGGATCAGGTCTCCTACGGTCCATCTATTCTAGGCTTCTAGTTGAATTTGTCCTCCCTATCTTGGATGACATCCAAAATTGGACCCTTCTTCCCACAGCAATCAATCATTCCTCTGCCTTTAGATGGAGTCGTTAATTCTGCAAATAGTTCTAGTAAAGTAGCAATGAATAACAATTCCACATTCTCGAAAAACATCTAGTATTCAATGAACATCCCATGGATGCAAACCTTTAAAAGCTCGCGCTATCTGATGTTGCCTTAGATCTCTATATCCACTCATGGAAACATTTCAATTAATCCTTCATATTCTACCTAGACTTCTAATGCCGTCCACCCATGGTCACCTTGAGTCACCCTCTCTTGAGTAAGAAGTAACTTGCCAAACAAAAAAGTTACACATCTAACTTCAAGTTTTCATCAACCCGGGTTTGAGGTAGACATTTGCATACACCCTTAGTGAAGGATTACAGAATTTCTTGAGCTTGAGATTGTCATCCAACCCATAGACGTCAATTATTCTGCACAAACTTCACTAATGCTTCTTTGCGTTACTGACCTTGTTATCGTAGAGATTAAATTTGGGTTAGCAATACAGCCTAGAAAGAAGCTGTCAAAATATGGAGGGGACTCTTGAGAAGGACAACATAAATTATGAACAAGTAATGGATGGCCCATAAAGAGCCTTAAAAGGAGAACGAAACAATCCCTAGAAAGTTCAAGCATGACGGATGGCAAATTGAAGGATTTTAATGGTTGGAGGAAATCCTTGAACTAAAGCAAATCTAAAGCTAGGGGGAtttcagagagagagaaggaaagtgAGACTGCTTGAGTGCTAAACAGATTCCCACTGAAGCATGTTCAAGTGGATAAGAGAAGGACAAATATGAATGGAATCATGAATTGTAACCCTCCAAGAGAATGTCTCGTCAGATCATGACAAATGAAAGAGAGAAATTGTTGGTCCACAATGATGATACACGGTCAGGttgaggaagaaaaagaagaagacgcaTGTGAGTAACAGCATGTAGCAAATGCTTGAAGAGATTAAGAAAAGGCTGAAGCAGTTAGGTCTCCTCTTCTTGAAATATCATTCAAGCTTACCAAACCAAGACTCTCTAACCATGATAGGTGAGAAGACCTCCTCATGATCAATCTTAGACACGTGAACTACCAATCTGACCTCCTACAGATATGTGAATGTTACACAGTTAACAGTTAATTCAAAATTGTATGCATGTAAATTCAAAGTAGGCCGATCTTATGCTCCAGGTCAAGACAGTAACTTTATGGTTCCACATCCAACTTACATTGAGAGCTAGAGGCTCCTCTGCAACATAATTAATTACTCAACAAACCCTCTCAATTTCCATTGAATTTTCTAGTCATTTTACTAGAACAACTACCAGCCTCAATTGCCTGTGCACCTCATTTTCCATCAAACACTTCTAAAGCTGCCCACAACTTTGCATCGTCATAATCTGGTATAAGAAATGTTGGCTGTGCTTCCATGAGTACCTCTTCAGGGTTTCCTGTAGTTAAACCAATAACAGGCATCCCCGCCGCCACCCCAGCTTTTATCCCCGAAACAGAATCCTGGgcaagtaaatatatatataagaaatttTGGAAATGCGAACAAAATTAATATTAGAAAACAATTAAGGTCTACCAATGACAAACCTCAAATATGAAAGTGTGATCCTTCGATACTTTTAGCACTTCTAGAGCCTTCAAATAGGGGTCTGGATGTGGTTTGGCATGAGGACATTCATTGCCAAGAATCAGAACATCAAAGAAATCAGAAAGGCCAAGAATTGAGATTATGAGTTCAGCATTAGCTCTTGGAGTATTAGAAACAGCAGCTCTTTTCAAGCCACGATCTTCAATCCATTTTCTCAATTTGTTAAGCCCATTTACAGGCTTCAATTTTTCTGATGCCAATCTGTTGTATCCATTAAATAAATCAAAAGGTAGAAGCTTGGGCAAGTTAACAAGTTGAAGTGAGGATGCATCTACCTCCTAAACATGGCTTCCTTATCATCCATAAATTTTAGACTCCTCTCAAGAACCCAGTCAGGGAAGAGGGTCCTGGTGACATCATCGTTGTGCTTGCCAGCAATATTTTCAATATAGAATTCCTCTGTAATTGGGACCCCGCCATTGTATCCTAACTTTTAAACAACCCAAAATTGGTTAATAGCCACATTATTACAGCTCAATTAGCTCAGCTAAACATGAACAGTGTTCTTTTCATTACACAAAATAAACAGAATGACTGTAATTAAAATGTCTCTTCTCCTTACATATGACCAATAAACTAATAAGCTTTATGTCACAATGTGATACGAATGTGATTTTCTAAATGGCAGAAAAATCAACTTGGAGTGACATGAATCCCTCTTAAAGCAATGATGGAAACTGAATCTCTTACCTCTTGAAgcatttcacaaaacacatcgtAGTGGAAAGGATCAGAATCACATAGAGTTCCATCAATATCAAGCAGTACAGCTTCAAGTGGGGCAAGTCCAGAAAGGGAGAATCTGGTGGTTCCACAATAAGAAGTATCAAGTTCCAATcacttaataaaaataacaactgCACTTTTTTGTGATGACTCTCTTGCTAATGCACAGCCTAGCCCCAGAGCCAGCCATGGACATTACAATTGCAGCAGGATTCACCAGCTGATGGGATTTATTGCAATTTAATGTACTAAAATCAGCTGGATTGGTTTTCATTTACTTCTCATTTTGTCATTTGGTTCAAATTTTAAATGGTTGAACAAATTTTTAGATTGTCCTACAAAAAAGCATCCACATGAGATGGCTAATGTCATCCTATGCATAAAAAGTGGACTATATGATGGCAAATCCAACAAAATGTTCACGCTAATAACTGTAATACAAATTTGTGGCACTATTTGCTTATGGAATTTTCCATTTCTATTTCtttcataaaattacaaaaatatcaccttgtttttcaattttctaaatttatataggaaagttgaaaaatatctttttattgtTTCCTAGTTTTTTGATGCCTTgcatttgagagcatgaatttggATGTTCAAGATTTGGTTTTGTGTGAATTGAGACAAAATATAGTATACAACTATATtgaatttctttcaaatccactcaaatccaaatccaagcagCAAAATACATGCTCCCAAACACTCTTACTCAATTAATAGAAAATACGAAAACAAGGtgtcatttttgtaattttattttattttatttttttttttgcacaactAAAACTCTTCATTTTCTACCTTTCCAATAAGAATactgaaaaaatagaaaataagcaGAAATTTGTatacttatttggaaaattaaaaaaggaaataggaaatattttccacaactaaacggACCCATAAATTTTCAAATGCATGAAAGTCAATTCCAAATGCTAGAATGGATTTATGTGGTGTTAATAAGGTAACATGGTTCATGCTTCCATCTAAAATGGAGCCAGGGGCTTGAAATTTAGTATCTAATGGAGCTTGAAGATTAATATTTactgttgaaatattttctaaaataagtATTTAAAGCTATGtcggtttgtcccacattggaaagagtggaaaggaaaagtcattaataaatgatgagatagaataatctcttaaaattggttaagagaaagtgctagtgtgtactctagtgcACCGAAGCACCGTCCATACACGCACACGCACTCGCGCATGGTGTGGACCGCAAGACGCTAGTGGCGCATTTACTTGGCGTACAAGCACTTAGCACTTTGCTCGCTTGCATTGTTGCGAGATCATGACTATTAATCATAATCagatgacttaaaattaatcttatattttttaagatcaagTGATGTGACCAGTAGATTAAGTGGTGCGACCAAGAGAGTAGGTGCAACCTGGTCGAAGGTACCATTGATTGAACATGAGTGAAAAaatagattttccaaaatgtatCGACCAAGACGCGACCAAGTCAATGCCTAGTGCGACCAGGTTGAATCTGCTTCGCGATTTAAACAGATGCAACCTTTCGAAAAAGGCAAAATTCTGTCTATTTAAAGACATAATTAACTCCACGAAATATacagaaaattcatcattctctccttctctttcttacataaagcttccacaaattatatctttttcaaatctgGGTTCTTTTTTTTGCAGAAATAGAATTACAGTAAATTTGTTCAGATTATTTTAAGGATGCTTGTGATCAGTTTCGTTTGTGTATAACGCAAACTGATATCAGATTAAATTATGAATTTCATTGTATCCTCAAAACGTATTTGCTGACTTAATACACACCGATCTAGTgggggcaaataacgttttaaggaaaacgacattgtaACGTGCCTTAAAGCATTTTCTAATCTGCAGTATTCTCATATCTTATTGTTACAATCTTAAAACGTTATTTTGAAATGGCTGGTTCTTTAACCTTGAGAGAATTCGCTACAGAGTTTGTCAAACTTGAACGATTCGATGGTAGCAATTTCAGGCGCTGGCAAAAAAAGATGCACTTTCTTCTTGCGAGTCTCAAAGTGGTGTATGTTCTGACCACCCCCAAACCTGCCATGAATGAGAATGAGACTTTGGCTCAAGGACGTGCAAGGATAAAATGGGAACAAGATGACTATATATGCAAATGTCACATTTGCAATTCAATGTTAGACAATTTGTTCGATCTGTATCAGAATATGGCTACTGCAAAAGAGTTGTGGAATGCACTTGAAGCTAAGTATTTCACAAATGATGCAACTAGTAAGAAATTTCTAAttggaaaatttttcaattaTACCATGGTTGATAATAAGTCTGTTGTAGAGCAGTTTCATGAAATTATGCGTATCCTTAACCAGTTTAATAAGCATAATATGAAAATGGATGAATGTATTTCTGTTTCGTCTATTATTGATAAATTACCTCTATCCTAGAAAGatgttagaaaatctttgaagcacAGGAAGGATGATATGTCACTTGAACAATTGGGCCAATATTTCCAAATTGAGGAAGTGTTTAGGCAGAACCAGAAAGGTGCAGAAGAGCATACTTCCAAAGTGCATATAATGGAAGGAGGCAATTCTAAACAACCCCAACATCCCAAAAAAGGGAATCTGAAAAGGAAGTTCAATTCTGTCaagaatcaaaataagaaaaagaaaggttTATGCTTCCATTGTAGAAAAAACCTGGACACTACAAAAATGAGCGTCATTTTCTCAAGAAAAAGCAAGATGGAACAAACTCTAACAAGTTTGTGGCTATGATTTCTAAAAACAATGTTGTTGAAGAAGACTGTGCATGGTGGATTGACTCAGGTGCAACAAGGCATGTTTGCAAAAACAAGAGTTCATTCTCAAAGTATGAATCGGTGGAAGATGGGAATGTTCTCTACATGGGAAATTTGTCCACTGTTGTAGTCAAAGGCAAAGGAGGAGGAGATGTTACTTTTGAATACTTCTGGAAAAAGTTTAACTCTCACTGATGTATACCATGTACCAGAAATTAGGAAGAATTTAGTTTCTGGAAGCCTACTTAATAAGTTTGACTTTAAGTTTGTGTTTGAATCTGACAAATTTGTACTCTCCAAGGGTGGAGTCTTTGTGAGAAAAGGCTATATGTATGAGGGTATGTTTAAGCTTAATATCAATAAAGTAAATGTTTCTGTTTATATTGTTGATTCACTTTCTTTATGGCATAATCGTTTAGGACATATTAATAGTGTATGTATTAAAACCAAAATAACTAGAAAACCTTTTCCTAACAAAACTGCTAGAATCTCTTCTTTACTTCAATTAGTGCATAGTGATGTATGTGACTTGCATGGTACACTTACCATAAGAGgcaaaaatattttgtaacatttatagatgattttCCTAGATTCTGTTATGTTTATCTTATGCATACTAAAGATGAAGTAATTGAtaaatttaaggtttataaggcaGAAATTGAAAACCAATGTGACACTAAGATAAAGTGTCTTAAATCGGATAAAGGAGGTGAATATCACTTCCCCGCCTATTATGGATCAATAGGTGTGATACATGAAATTTTTGTAACATatactccataacaaaatggagtttgCAGAAAGGAAAAACCGAACATTGGTTGAAATGGCCAATGCCTTGATGTCAAATTTAGGACTAAGTAGTGGTTATTGGGGTAAAGCCTTACAAATTGCTTGTCATATATTAAATAGAGCTCCTTTTAAGAGGACTAAGATTTCTCCATATGAGTTATGTAAGAAAAGAAAGCCTAATTTAAAATATCTTAAGAATTGGGGCTGTAGAGCAAATGTAAGGCTTCCTGAACCTAAGATAAGAAAATTAGGTGAGCGAGGAATAGAATGTGTATTCCTTGGCTATGCTGAACATAGAAAAGCTTACAGATTCTTGGTAATTGAACCAAATGATTCTATAGGAGTTAATTCAGTAATAGAATCCAGAGATGCagaattctttgaaaataagTTCACTTCCATACAAAAGGTTAGCGATCAAAATAAATCAGTGGAGACTTTGAAATCAATTTGTACTAGTGGTGAACCTTCTGAACCTAGAGAACCTTCTGAACCTAGTGAACCTAGGAGGAGTAAGAGGAGGACAACAACAAAGTATTTTGGACCAGACTTCATAATCTACCTAGTAGAAGGTACTAGAGTATCACACCATAGACAAACTATAATTTCACCAAGTGTAGAATTAGATCCTCTTACTTATGAAGAGGCAAAGAAGTCTCAAGATTCTGCATTTTGGAAAGAAGATATCAACGACGAAATGGATTATATCAAGGGTAATAAAACTTGAAAATTGGTTGATTTACCTCTTGGTTCAAAACCAATAAGTAGTAAATGGATCTTCAAAAAGAAAGGTAGATGGAACAATTGTCAAATTCAAAGCAAGATTAGTAGCTAAAGGCTTTACACAAAAGGAAGACATAGACTACTTTGATACTTATGCTCCAGCTGCTAGGATTGCAACTATAGGAGTCTTACTTGCCTTagcttccatctacaagtttgaaatccatcaaatggatgtaaaaactgcattcttgaatggagaaTTAGATGAAGAAATTTACATTGAACAACTTGAAGGCTTTATTATGCCTGGAAATGAATCTAAAGTATGTAAGTTGATTAAGTctctttatggacttaaacaagccccAAAACAGTGGCATGAAAATTTTGACCAAGTTATTCTTTCTAATGGCTTTAGGATACATGAATCTGATAAATGTGTATATAGTAAATTCAATAGAAATAAAGGGGTAATTATTTGCTTacatgttgatgatatgttaattttGGTACTGATATTGAAAGTGTTGAAAGTGCTAAGAAACTTTTGTCATCTAGttttgatatgaaagatatgggtaATGCAGATGTGATTCTAGGTACTAGAATAATTAGAAACAATGATAAATTGATTCTCACCCAATCACACTATATTGAAAAGATACTGAAAAAGTTTAATCAATATGACTGCAAATCTGTTAGCATACCTTTtgatgcaaatttgaaattatatcctAACACTGGTAGAGCAGTAAATCAGTTAAAATATGCTAAAGTTATTGGttgtttgatgtatgctatgaattctactagacctgatattgcaaacttagtagatatactaataatcctagtgatattcattgacgtgctatatatagagtgttaaagtatttgaaaaatactataaaatatggCATATGTTAACCTACTGTTTTAGAAGGATTCACAGATGCCAGTTGGATAATCGATCGTAATGATCATACATCAACCAGTGGGTGGATATTCACCCTTGGTGGAGGAGCTATCTCCTGGGGTTCAAAGAAGCAAAGCCTTATGACGGATTCCACTATGGCATCAGAATTTGTGGCTTTAGCTTCTTGTAGCAAAGAGGCAGAATGGCTTAGGAATTGAATTTGCTATTAGAAATTCCAATTTGGCCAAAGCCTATACCACCTATATCTTTGCATTGTGACAGTGAGGCAACTTTGTCACAAgcatatagtaatatatataatggtaaatcCAGACATATTGGCCTAAGACATAGCTATTTGAGGCAATTAATTAATGATAGTGTAATTACCATAGATTTTGTGAGATCAAGCCAAAATTTAGCTGATCCATTAACAAAAGGACTTGCAAGAGACATGGTCTGGAAAATATCAAAGGGGATGGGACTTAAATCCATAACCCATACTCACCAATGATGGAAACTAGACTCAACACTTGAAATTTTCAAGTTCTTGAGTTCAATGAGCAAAGTAAATCATATGTAGTGACTGggagcactaaaatgtatatgtgTCACATAATCCATCCCAAGAAAAATAGTCCTGTAATGTGAAAAAGGTGAAGGTTGAGCTTAAGCTCTTAATAGGATTATAACAGGTTCTGTGAGGTACTTTAATTATAGGGGTACTTTTGATAAACCTACCTATATGAGTGTCAGAAGTAGTGCCGCTTCCTATGAGAAATGAATCTATCTCTAGAGCACTTATTAAACTGGGATATAGATGCAAGGCCAATCCACGCGTCGGCTTTTGGTAACACCCAAAGATCTAATTATTTGTGTGTGATATCTATCTGGTTAATCAAAAGAGGATTGCTAGTTCAAAATTCGTCTAATATGTAATCTTGATTAACTTTGATATGTATTTACTAAGTAAAGGTTCAAATTCTAAAAACACCTTCATCTATGCATAAATTTTCTTTTATCTGAATAAATTGTTTTccatctatattttgaaaatggtgggggaatgttaaaatattttctaaaataagtATTTAAACCTATGTGGGTTTGTCTCACATTCGAAAAAGTGGAAAAAGAaaagttattaataaatgataaggtgaaATAATCTTTTAAAATTAGTTAAAAAAAAGTGCTAGTGTGTACTCTAGACTCTAGTGCACCCTACGATGGTGCTTCACACCGTCCGCACACGCTTACGCACTCGCGCACGCTTTTTCAAATTTGGGTTCTGTTTTCTGTTGAAATAGAATTAcagaaaatttgttcaaattattctaagggtgtttgtgatcagttttcgtttgtgtataacGCAAACTGATATCAGATTAAATTATGGGTTTCATTGTATCCTGAAAATGATTTCAAGGAAAACGACATTATAACGTGCCTTGAAGCATTTTCTAATCTGCAGTATTCTCCTACTTATTATTACATTTACTCCCACAGATACACACAAACAGTCACACAAAAACACACATTAACAACGTGATTCAGGAGAAATCAAACCAATTGATTCAATACTATATCTAAAGCAGATCCACATTTTTTCAGAAAAGATTTATCGACCGTCAGAACAGCAAGACTGGCGTCATGCATCAATGCATGATTAAATTCGACGTCTGCCCCcaaaatttcatcttcaagcaAGAAAAACTTTCCCTGTTTTGCAGTAACTCTAAACAGATAAGTTCGCATACGAAATGATTTCAGAATGGCGCTATATAAAACATGACAGAACACAAAGAAATGGGAATTTAACTCAAAATTAATCTAAACGGATTCGTTCAAAATccaacaaaacaaaaataaagttCAAGGAAATGATAATTTCAGTTAATGTCTATGACTGTCTGAGGCTATGAGCACAAATTCCACAGCAttgataaaatccaaaaaaagaaatgaagaaacaaaaaaaataatcctGCTCTTAGTGAACAGCACAATCGGAGAAAATTGCTGAAACAAGAAGAAATCCacaagtacaaaaaaaaaaatgtagcgAATCTTCAAACAAGAAACAAATCAAAGCACAAAAACAGATGAAAAAGTCACCTCTCTACTGAGTTTTCAACGGATGAATCCATTCGTTGGAAAATTTACAAGGAATCGAAGCAATGGATTGGGAGAAATGGTGGGCGAGACGAAATCTATGACGCCGGAGCACTTAGCAAACAAAAGGCCACTCTTAAAAACGTTATCTTTTAAGGGCGTTTGGTTTGCGGAGTAATAATATCCTCATACGATGATAATTACGAACATTTCATTTTTGGGAATAAGATAGAAATGCTGAATGTTTGGTTTCATGTAAAAATTTTAGTAAGGAAAATGCATTCATTAGATTGATAGAAGGAATATAggtgttttaaaaattaaatattaagggAGGTCTATGAAGTTTTAAAAAAACTTAGGAGGGgtcacatttatttatttatttattaaacttAAGAAGAGATTAGTATTTTTTTGtctaaatttttatttatgcatGTTGGGCTCTTGTGTTTGTGGGGATTTCATTTGAGTAAAtataaggaaaagaagaaaagaatgcaacctattttcaattgtatttcttTATACATCAAgcattaaaaatgaaaacttattttaagatgatttaaaattaagaaaaattaagtgATAGTCATATGCGAAAAATAAATATCTTATTAATTcagtatataatttatttttttcacttaaaTTGATAAGTACTAAATATGTAAAAGTcgattcatatatatttttattttctctaccTAATATTTTCAAATTCTAAATGAAACTCAGGCACTTGAAGTTTGTTATAATTAAGTGGGAGGTTTTGAGTGGCTGAGCCCCTCGATCCCTTTGTGCAGAAACTAACCCAAAAGGGCGGTGCATTAGTTCATTCCTCGTGATATGATATGGATATTATCGAGTTTGTACATCGGCTATATTGTTTGAACCTAAACACcatctaccacgttatctgaaaggtatttttcggatggataggtggggtctcgtttccgttcATCGTTAATTCAAcgctagagtttcgtttggtgtattttagtttgattttggttgtgtttatgtttttatcttatTTGTTAgatatgtttagttttgttgtcctaattaGGTTGGTTACTGGTGTTGGttttttgagaggatttttctgTACTCTCCCTCCTGTTTTATCTCGTAATCATGGTATTTCTTCGCCAAAAGTgaaggtttattaataaataaatggaggtgccgccctcttttagtaaaaaaaaaaaaaaaaactaagtttAAACTTTAAGGTGATATTCATTGATGATACAGAAAATTGTGAAAAGGCTCCATGCACGTTGACATATTGCTAAACAATTGGCGCATCAAAGTGGAGTAACTAAAGTCCTTATGTATCTTCATAAGAAAAGGGGATCACTAGATAGCTTAATATGGAGGTGAGCGACCACTGATCTTTCTATAAATTCTTATTAAACTACCTTGTTTGctcaaatataattaattaaaacaagtttttcaCTAATAATCTATGATATATATCATTCATTTAACTAGACTTCAGTTATACAATGAAAAGTAATTCATCTCCCATTCCATTTTTCGATTTTTTCTGGATACGAACTTGGGACttctaacatataaattttagacTTTAAGATATCctttagaaaacaaaaaatataaattctcATGAGTaacttcaaacatttatattttgatttacaaacTTAATTATTACAATAACatatcaagttttttttttttaaaaaaaacttttaaattaGGTTAAAAATGATTCAAATATAACTTTTCGTTCTTACTTCAAAAAATTAGGTAGTTTAAATACATTTATTCAAAATTATCCAATTTCAATCAAGTAAGACACACACATGTGATATATTTAATACTAAAAATCAAAAGGGAGTGTCTTTACTATTTATGTCTTTGTTAAATATATTAACTTTTGTTTTTGTGGTTAGGGTGATATAAAGAGCTACAATCATGAAACCCACATACAAAAAGTTGAACAGTAACTCAAGAAGCCTTTGGGTCACTTGTGGGTTCAACCCAAGTTGATGTAGATGGTGATGAGGAACTCAATTAAGTACCTAATGATCACCCCACCACTCCacaatcatcaggctttcatttattttattttaaaggaaAATATGATTAACTTATATGGATGTTGTTGCTCGACTTTTGTTAAATCATCATTCGATTACGACCACCTGAAAGGAATCAAACAGAAATGATTTGGGGGACCTAGAGTGTACTTCAAGGGATTAGTCTGATACTTAAGTTAGGAAATGAGAAGTTCATATTGTAACAGTGTGTTATTATGTTTATGAGGGTCATAAGTAACTTGAGGGTAAATACGTAATATATCAATAATAGTTTTGTAATCGTATCAGGGGTTACAGATAACTCAAGTGCTATCATGTGAGGTATCAATGGTTGTTTTGTAACAGTATCCCCTCATGAGTATGTGTATTGACTTTGGGTGGAAAGACATtagcaagtaagaaggagcatcaggggttcaattccaggtaaaTACACTTATG from Malania oleifera isolate guangnan ecotype guangnan chromosome 9, ASM2987363v1, whole genome shotgun sequence carries:
- the LOC131164324 gene encoding haloacid dehalogenase-like hydrolase domain-containing protein Sgpp yields the protein MDSSVENSVERFSLSGLAPLEAVLLDIDGTLCDSDPFHYDVFCEMLQELGYNGGVPITEEFYIENIAGKHNDDVTRTLFPDWVLERSLKFMDDKEAMFRRLASEKLKPVNGLNKLRKWIEDRGLKRAAVSNTPRANAELIISILGLSDFFDVLILGNECPHAKPHPDPYLKALEVLKVSKDHTFIFEDSVSGIKAGVAAGMPVIGLTTGNPEEVLMEAQPTFLIPDYDDAKLWAALEVFDGK